The window TCCGAATGCACGCACTTGCACTTGACGAAACTCGGGGTCACGAAGCATGATAGGATTTTTAGTTCCCCATGTAAGACCTGTAAAGAGTTTTGTATTTACAAAATAAACTTCTGCTTTGAAAGGAGAGTTAAGACCATACTTCCAACTCTTGAGAGTGGTTAGAATCGGAATATTCTTGGTAGTAAGCTCATAGCGTCCCGGCTTGAATACATCTCCCATCTCGCCTTCATTTACAAAAATCGCAGTCTGTGATTCACGCACTGTTAATTGCGCACCGTTCTTTATCTCATTTCCCTGACGCTCGAATCTATGAACAAGCCCGGAAAGACTATCATCCGTATATTCTATGACATCAATAAACTCGCCTTTAGCTTTATCTATTATTTTATCAAAAATACCCATCTTCTATCTCCTTAGATCAAAATGAATCCAATTAGAGTATAGTTACTTAAGAACAAAATTAATCAATAAAAAAATGAAAAGTTTATGATACAAAGGGCGCAACATCGTAAGGAATCGAAAGAGGTATAACACCTCAAGATGACGATATTCGAGGTTGTTAAAATGCTTTAGGGAAAAAGGATAGTTCTCATTTTTTAGAAAATATAGTAAGCAGTAACTCCGAATTGTCCAGACATTGATATACTGGTTTTGTATTTGATAATTTCAAACTTTCGTTGAAAATAATCGGAACTCCTTCTCCTCTTTTTTCCATGTAATGCTTTCTTGAAATCGAATTATCTTCTTTCACTGGACAATCAGAAAGTAAATTGCTAATCAATTCATTTCGAGTCGATTGTCTCATTTCAATTGTGTCTAACGTCAATGTGTTTGGTAAATCACCAGGAGAATAAATTTCAACTCTATCTTCAAACATAAAAAAGCGAATCTTAGAACCATGAATGGAATAATCTCTATGAGCCACAGCATTTACAATCGCTTCAAAAATTGCTCTTTCGCTAAACGAAACAATCTCTTGTCTATCTGGATTCTTTCTCGCAGAAACCAATCTATTCTTTCTAAAGAAATGCATTGCATCTTCTATCTGTGTATCTAATGAGCCTGTTATTTTTCTTGCATCAATTTGATAGTTAGAATCCAAACTAAATCCTGCATACGAAACAGCTTCAATAAATGAACCAGCCAAATATTTTTCTGGATGATTCGAACACATAAGTAGACCAGCTACACTACAGCGCACAGAATGATTTTCATCCTGAGTAAGCAAGCCTCTCTTCAGTAGCCATGTCGCATAATCCTCCTTAACCTCTGGAATAAATCTTTTCCAAAGACGTTCTTCTAAGTCTTCAATAGCAGTTTGTGGAACTGCTTGTTCTTCGAAACGAATTAGTCTTGCTTGACTTCTTTGTTGAAAAAGTCTTGCTAAGTATTCTGGTGGCATTTCTCTTTTTGAGCTTCCTACTCTGTAAAAATAACCACTTGCAGATCTATGAACAAAAAGACTTTTAGCAATATCAATTTTAATTACAATTTTTTTATTTCCGGATAAGTCTTGTAATTCTC is drawn from Leptospiraceae bacterium and contains these coding sequences:
- a CDS encoding putative DNA binding domain-containing protein: MFNTTEELIDKIRLGEDSFLELKAVYISGKKITGPDRKDLSDEIGAFGNTNGGVILLGVDDKTKDIVGISLEYIDLVESFVREICYDIIKPPMNPLIEKRELQDLSGNKKIVIKIDIAKSLFVHRSASGYFYRVGSSKREMPPEYLARLFQQRSQARLIRFEEQAVPQTAIEDLEERLWKRFIPEVKEDYATWLLKRGLLTQDENHSVRCSVAGLLMCSNHPEKYLAGSFIEAVSYAGFSLDSNYQIDARKITGSLDTQIEDAMHFFRKNRLVSARKNPDRQEIVSFSERAIFEAIVNAVAHRDYSIHGSKIRFFMFEDRVEIYSPGDLPNTLTLDTIEMRQSTRNELISNLLSDCPVKEDNSISRKHYMEKRGEGVPIIFNESLKLSNTKPVYQCLDNSELLLTIFSKK